One Kineococcus aurantiacus genomic window carries:
- a CDS encoding alcohol dehydrogenase catalytic domain-containing protein: MKAVVYQGPEDVAVKEVPDARVENPTDAVVRITTTNICGSDLHMYEGRTSVEEGKVLGHENMGVVEAVGAGVSRLKVGDRVSVPFNIGCGTCRNCVHGWTSFCTRMNPIEGMDGAAYGYANMGPYDGGQAEFLRVPHADFNLLELPEGREHENDFTMLSDIFPTGWHGVELSGMVPGDDVAVFGAGPVGLMAAHSALLKGAARVFVVDKEADRLRLAESIGAIPVDFSAGDPVEQITEQTRGRGVDRGVEAVGYQAHDPAGDEHPELVLDNLVKVVRSTGGIGVVGVYVPQDPGAVTEGAKQGRIGWDYGTFFTKGQSMGTGQAPVMRYNRQLRDLIVAGRATPGFIVSHELPLDQAPEGYRNFDDRVEGWTKVLLHP; encoded by the coding sequence GTGAAGGCCGTCGTCTACCAGGGTCCGGAGGACGTCGCGGTGAAGGAGGTCCCCGACGCCCGCGTCGAGAACCCCACCGACGCCGTCGTCCGCATCACCACGACCAACATCTGCGGTTCCGACCTGCACATGTACGAGGGACGCACCAGCGTCGAGGAGGGCAAGGTCCTCGGCCACGAGAACATGGGGGTCGTCGAGGCCGTTGGCGCGGGCGTCTCGCGCCTGAAGGTCGGCGACCGCGTCTCGGTGCCCTTCAACATCGGCTGCGGCACCTGCCGGAACTGCGTGCACGGCTGGACGTCGTTCTGCACGCGGATGAACCCGATCGAGGGCATGGACGGCGCGGCCTACGGCTACGCCAACATGGGCCCCTACGACGGCGGGCAGGCCGAGTTCCTGCGCGTCCCGCACGCCGACTTCAACCTGCTCGAACTGCCCGAGGGCCGCGAGCACGAGAACGACTTCACCATGCTCTCGGACATCTTCCCCACCGGCTGGCACGGCGTGGAACTGTCCGGCATGGTCCCCGGTGACGACGTCGCGGTGTTCGGCGCCGGTCCGGTGGGGTTGATGGCCGCGCACAGCGCGCTGCTCAAGGGCGCCGCGCGGGTGTTCGTCGTCGACAAGGAGGCCGACCGGTTGCGGCTGGCCGAGAGCATCGGCGCGATCCCCGTCGACTTCTCCGCCGGTGACCCCGTCGAGCAGATCACCGAGCAGACCCGCGGGCGCGGCGTGGACCGCGGCGTGGAGGCCGTCGGCTACCAGGCGCACGACCCCGCCGGCGACGAGCACCCCGAACTCGTCCTCGACAACCTCGTGAAGGTCGTCCGCTCCACCGGTGGGATCGGCGTCGTGGGGGTCTACGTGCCCCAGGACCCGGGCGCCGTGACCGAGGGCGCGAAGCAGGGGCGCATCGGCTGGGACTACGGCACGTTCTTCACCAAGGGCCAGTCGATGGGCACCGGCCAGGCCCCGGTCATGCGGTACAACCGGCAGCTGCGCGACCTCATCGTCGCGGGCCGGGCGACGCCGGGGTTCATCGTGTCCCACGAGCTGCCGCTGGACCAGGCACCCGAGGGGTACCGGAATTTCGACGACCGCGTCGAGGGCTGGACGAAGGTCCTGCTGCACCCCTGA
- a CDS encoding beta-phosphoglucomutase family hydrolase encodes MLGLPDGVTACLFDLDGVLTNTAAVHDKAWKATFDGFLRAHVERTGEPFREFDPDADYSTHVDGKPRADGVRDFLASRGIHLPEGGPDDPADQPYEDTTVAGLGNRKNADLLRRIDADGVEVYEGSRRYLRAARDAGLRRAVVSSSANTRQVLEVTGLAELVEARVDGVTLQEEHLAGKPAPDSFLAGARALGVAPEQAAVFEDALSGVQAGRAGGFGAVVGVDRVGHGAALREHGASVVVTDLSQLLGEDR; translated from the coding sequence GTGCTGGGACTGCCCGACGGGGTGACCGCCTGCTTGTTCGACCTCGACGGGGTCCTGACGAACACGGCCGCGGTGCACGACAAGGCCTGGAAGGCCACGTTCGACGGCTTCCTGCGGGCCCACGTCGAGCGCACCGGGGAACCGTTCCGCGAGTTCGACCCCGACGCGGACTACAGCACCCACGTCGACGGCAAGCCCCGCGCCGACGGCGTCCGCGACTTCCTGGCCTCCCGCGGCATCCACCTGCCCGAGGGGGGCCCCGACGACCCCGCCGACCAGCCGTACGAGGACACGACGGTCGCCGGGCTGGGCAACCGCAAGAACGCGGACCTGCTGCGTCGCATCGACGCCGACGGGGTCGAGGTCTACGAGGGGTCGCGCCGGTACCTGCGGGCCGCCCGCGACGCCGGGCTGCGGCGCGCGGTCGTCTCCTCCAGCGCGAACACCCGCCAGGTCCTGGAGGTCACCGGCCTCGCCGAGCTCGTCGAGGCGCGCGTGGACGGGGTGACCCTCCAGGAGGAGCACCTGGCCGGCAAACCGGCGCCCGACAGCTTCCTGGCCGGGGCCCGGGCGCTGGGGGTGGCGCCGGAGCAGGCGGCCGTCTTCGAGGACGCCCTGTCGGGCGTGCAGGCCGGCCGGGCCGGGGGGTTCGGCGCGGTCGTCGGCGTCGACCGCGTCGGCCACGGCGCCGCCCTGCGCGAGCACGGCGCCTCCGTGGTCGTCACCGACCTGTCCCAGCTGCTGGGTGAGGACCGGTGA
- a CDS encoding phage holin family protein → MSEHTNRTAGELVDELTADTAALVRAEVRRGQQELLAKAKQASKAASLLGGGAVLGALAAGTSAAFTVRLLGKVLPPTTAAFAGTLAYGGGAALLVSAGLAELRRVGPLWPEETLASLRDDVRAARPAAG, encoded by the coding sequence ATGAGCGAACACACCAACCGGACAGCGGGCGAACTCGTCGACGAGCTCACCGCCGACACCGCCGCGCTCGTGCGCGCCGAGGTGCGGCGCGGCCAGCAGGAACTGCTGGCCAAGGCCAAGCAGGCCTCCAAGGCCGCCTCGCTCCTCGGCGGGGGCGCCGTGCTGGGCGCGCTGGCCGCCGGGACGTCGGCCGCGTTCACGGTCCGGCTGCTCGGCAAGGTGCTGCCGCCGACCACGGCCGCGTTCGCGGGGACCCTCGCCTACGGCGGTGGCGCGGCGCTGCTGGTCTCGGCCGGGCTGGCCGAACTGCGCCGCGTCGGCCCGCTGTGGCCGGAGGAAACCCTCGCCAGCCTCCGCGACGACGTGCGGGCCGCTCGTCCCGCCGCGGGCTGA
- a CDS encoding DUF1264 domain-containing protein: MSPGVEHRPSPVRAAGGPKGAWLTLLDKGADVLQPAAPLKAFDVYVAGLHCGRDDPAMQMEAHHYAKVVNGDLLQCVIFDGNTADANLIGIEYIVSGELFDGLPEEEKGYWHPHNYEVLSGQLSAPGLPQAVETSLMRQLLNSYGKTWHTWHTGTHAAPGHDLPLGGANLMWSFNRDGEADEGLRTDFESSLGLDSAAKRETRAQLRSAARPQRGVDLLEDAFTGTTPVPGVQDAG, from the coding sequence GTGAGCCCCGGCGTGGAGCACCGGCCGAGCCCCGTGCGGGCGGCCGGTGGGCCGAAGGGGGCGTGGCTCACCCTGCTCGACAAGGGCGCCGACGTGCTGCAGCCGGCGGCGCCGCTGAAGGCGTTCGACGTCTACGTCGCGGGGTTGCACTGCGGCCGGGACGACCCGGCGATGCAGATGGAGGCGCACCACTACGCCAAGGTCGTCAACGGCGACCTGCTGCAGTGCGTCATCTTCGACGGCAACACCGCGGACGCCAACCTCATCGGCATCGAGTACATCGTCTCGGGGGAGCTGTTCGACGGGCTGCCCGAGGAGGAGAAGGGGTACTGGCACCCGCACAACTACGAGGTGCTCTCGGGTCAGCTGTCGGCGCCGGGGCTGCCGCAGGCGGTGGAGACGTCGCTCATGCGGCAGCTGCTGAACAGCTACGGCAAGACCTGGCACACCTGGCACACCGGCACGCACGCCGCTCCGGGGCACGACCTGCCGCTGGGCGGGGCGAACCTCATGTGGTCGTTCAACCGCGACGGCGAGGCCGACGAGGGGCTGCGGACCGACTTCGAGTCCTCGCTGGGCCTGGACTCGGCCGCCAAGCGCGAGACCCGCGCGCAGCTGCGGTCCGCGGCGCGCCCGCAGCGCGGCGTCGACCTGCTCGAGGACGCCTTCACCGGGACCACCCCCGTCCCGGGGGTGCAGGACGCGGGCTGA
- a CDS encoding DUF6343 family protein, which translates to MARDHRTDRPARPDPRADPGQPRGRTGDEARTARSPLRLRLVLALFGLVVCTVLAVAWFAVDEPPGDSRAPGWVLAVLAALAAVDLVVVSRRLRRRR; encoded by the coding sequence ATGGCCCGTGACCACCGCACCGACCGTCCCGCCCGCCCCGACCCGCGCGCCGACCCCGGCCAGCCGCGCGGCCGGACCGGCGACGAGGCCCGCACGGCCCGGTCGCCGCTGCGGCTGCGCCTCGTCCTGGCCCTGTTCGGCCTGGTGGTCTGCACCGTCCTGGCCGTGGCGTGGTTCGCGGTGGACGAGCCGCCGGGGGACAGCCGGGCCCCGGGCTGGGTCCTGGCCGTCCTCGCCGCGCTGGCCGCGGTCGACCTCGTGGTCGTCAGCCGGCGGTTGCGCCGCCGGCGCTGA